The Lutra lutra chromosome 15, mLutLut1.2, whole genome shotgun sequence genome includes a region encoding these proteins:
- the LOC125085621 gene encoding collagen alpha-1(III) chain-like: protein MHCTGQEGPGAGSSGEGTPAPEVALGERAGPGSASLLAGSTALRACGRRCSASPAHLVAAALIGSARVPARLLAPPPRGPLPGGGACRPRPPCRVARRGLGAVVSAAARAPDRPFFLRQVRPEPGGPRRQGRARPRGAGRRRGASRLGEPRALSGGGRREGARRARQVDPERRGLGLALPARTRGADARTGYSGVGSRPQGRAPAFGMPQPSRHDAPLRERGSGEATLREHQERRCTKNRPCEAGPAEGPALGPGVSRGQADALLIFGVLLDEMRVPVTGCGGFNAGTQGEAASLGTPADHPPVVGEGRSPRNQPARAVGASLPRGRESHGPAPAPRGEPRPAALPTWAGRAAHLGRPPGRVREDCGALCWWRVRTAALSRAPGGAETPDPAARPHFPPPSAGPGARLVPGSTLGNTSKGHPSPDQPRSQPGCGRTRPENPAPRASPRASPRAPPRPARRPPRPALGRE, encoded by the exons ATGCATTGCACTGGGCAGGAGGGGCCTGGAGCGGGAAGCAGCGGAGAAGGAACTCCGGCTCCGGAGGTGGCCCTCGGGGAGCGCGCAGGGCCAGGCTCAGCCTCACTCCTCGCGGGCTCCACAGCTTTGCGCGCCTGCGGCCGGCGCTGCTCAGCAAGCCCAGCCCACTTGGTGGCCGCGGCGCTCATTGGCTCGGCTCGCGTCCCCGCCCGCCTCCTAGCTCCGCCCCCGCGCGGGCCCCTCCCCGGAGGCGGGGCCTGCCGCCCGCGGCCCCCTTGCCGCGTCGCGCGGCGAGGGCTGGGAGCTGTAGTttccgccgccgcccgcgccccggACCGGCCCTTCTTCCTGCGACAGGTGCGGCCGGAGCCCGGCGGGCCGCGGCGACAGGGTCGTGCGCGCCCGCGGGGCGCTGGGAGGCGGCGCGGGGCCTCGCGACTGGGGGAACCGCGCGCCCTGAGCGGGGGCGGCCGGCGGGAAGGCGCGCGGCGGGCGCGGCAGGTGGACCCCGAGCGCCGGGGGCTGGGCCTCGCGCTCCCAGCGCGCACCCGGGGCGCAGACGCGCGGACCGGCTACTCCGGGGTCGGCTCCCGGCCGCAGGGGCGGGCGCCCGCCTTCGGGATGCCGCA gccttcCCGCCACGACGCGCCGCTCCGGGAGCGCGGCTCCGGCGAGGCGACGCTGCGGGAGCACCAAGAGCGGCGCTGCACGAAGAACCGGCCTTGCGAAGCAGGCCCGGCGGAGGGGCcggccctggggcctggggtcaGCAGAGG GCAGGCTGACGCCCTCCTAATCTTCGGCGTCCTGCTCGATGAAATGAGAGTCCCTGTCACGGGGTGTGGAGGATTCAATGCAG gtACACAGGGGGAGGCAGCGAGCCTGGGAACCCCTGCTGACCACCCCCCGGTAGTCGGGGAGGGCCGGAGCCCCCGGAACCAGCCAGCCCGAGCTGTGGGCGCCAGCCTGCCGCGGGGCCGGGAGTCTCACGGCCCAGCTCCCGCTCCGAGAGGAGAGCCTCGCCCGGCCGCGCTGCCCACCTGGGCCGGCCGCGCTGCCCACCTGGGCCGGCCACCTGGGCGCGTTCGCGAGGACTGTGGCGCCCTCTGCTGGTGGCGGGTGCGCACGGCCGCGCTCTCCAGAGCCCCGGGCGGCGCCGAGACCCCAGACCCAGCCGCCCGCCCTCACTTTCCGCCTCCTTCCGCGGGGCCCGGGGCTCGGCTGGTGCCAGGATCCACCCTGGGGAACACTTCCAAGGGTCACCCTAGCCCAGATCAGCCCCGCAGCCAGCCCGGGTGCGGCCGGACGAGGCCGGAGAACCCCGCCCCCCGCGCCTCTCCCCGCGCCTCTCCccgcgcccctccccgccccgcccgccggccCCCGCGCCCCGCACTTGGTCGCGAATAA